In Mixophyes fleayi isolate aMixFle1 chromosome 4, aMixFle1.hap1, whole genome shotgun sequence, the following proteins share a genomic window:
- the LOC142152106 gene encoding uncharacterized protein LOC142152106, translated as MPRPRRNAPRPARLRSPSPPRSRRHLAPSPPSLPSSSFHPAITSSGAPLLAPLAGHPPAVTAARRGRATPSLLPAGSRMRRTRAPSRPAGSRHADSSAWLAAGSASGPVSDSSGQPQQWQAGTPPPPAGGYAPSPVRSRGQALDTLCPITPPEPAMRARYQEHNPPAPHQLSFPPSPFLPHSSGASAWGSNPGRDHQGPNMSQARTPPHGDHRHQLGGGTLPARHTRVFGDNTQAPVWPYFQRQRISPPASRLYTSHWASSPGYGAGGPYYGGQGGRSDNFVVDYHHSSGGNFGSGPPPLLGDSRLERRRESFSASPSTARGSAPNLSNEDRDSNTARRRLDYLPRHQITVPLSVSEPTVMHPETRVGSRDRPCAEAQDQTTAERREEVIQDTSGGQATAVSLGQTSVGDGNPAPAGDGVPAKVVWIIGHSFIFWAAGHPGSKVIPNHGSTVIRWWGKRGLGWPDIIPWLTRLIRQQGPPDVLVVHAGGNDLGKGKSLDLIIVIREDLRRIHEAWPDIIIGWSALIPRLAWRTTIPLKKMTVMVRKLNSAIRKVVRSLGGIVIDHPGLGVESPHLFRRDGVHLNEEGMRLFIDRICGGVAACFG; from the exons ATGCCCCGTCCTAGGAGAAATGCCCCACGCCCGgcgcgcctcaggtccccctccccccctcgctcccgccgccatcttgccccctctcccccctcgctTCCATCATCCTCCTTCCATCCAGCCATCACCTCTAGCGGTGCCCCGCTTCTGGCCCCCCTTGCAGGTCATCCTCCCGCTGTTACAGCCGCACGGCGCGGCCGCGCCACCCCCTCTCTTctcccggccggttcgcgcatgcgcagaacgcgcgccccatcgcgcccggccgggtCCCGCCACGCAGACTCCTCGGCATGGCTGGCTGCAGGGTCAGCCAGCGGCCCTGTCAGTGACAGCAGCGGTCAGCCCCAGCAGTGGCAGgcaggcaccccccctcccccggcaggcGGATATGCCCCCAGTCCTGTCAGGAGCAGGGGCCAGGCCCTAGACACCCtatgccccatcaccccccctgAACCAGCAATGAGGGCTAGGTATCAGGAGCACAACCCTCCTGCCCCCCATCAATTGtctttccctcccagcccatttctCCCCCATAGTAGTGGGGCATCTGCATGGGGGTCTAATCCAGGTAGGGATCATCAGGGTCCCAACATGTCCCAGGCCCGTACCCCACCTCACGGGGACCACCGTCACCAACTAGGGGGGGGCACACTTCCCGCCAGACACACAAGAGTTTTTGGAGACAACACCCAGGCGCCGGTGTGGCCCTATTTTCAACGACAGCGTATATCCCCTCCAGCGTCTCGCCTATACACGTCTCATTGGGCCTCTTCCCCGGGGTACGGGGCGGGGGGGCCTTATTACGGGGGTCAGGGGGGTAGGTCCGACAATTTCGtagtcgattatcaccattccagcggcggtaatttcggttcagggccccctcccctccttgggGATAGCCGCTTAGAGCGGAGGCGGGAGTCATTTTCAGCGTCCCCCAGTACGGCCCGCGGGTCAGCCCCTAACCTCTCTAACGAAGATAGGGATAGTAAcacggcgcggcggcgcttggactatttaccCAGACATCAGATAACTGTCCCCCTTTCCGTTTCAGAACCTACTGTTATGCATCCGGAGACGAGGGTCGGCAGTCGCGACCGTCCGTGTGCTGAGGCTCAGGATCAGACGACGGCAGAACGAAGGGAGGAAGTGATCCAGGACACGTCAGGAGGACAGGCCACAGCGGTGTCGCTAGGGCAGACATCTGTCGGTGATGGGaatcctgctcctgctg gtgatggtgttccaGCTAAggtggtgtggatcatcggtcattcatttatattttgggccgctggccaccctgGGTCTAAGGTTATTCCGAATCATGGCAGTACGGTTATAAGATGGTGGgggaaaagaggtttaggctggccgGATATTATTCCGTGGTTGACAAGGCTCATTAGACAACAAGGCCCACCAGACGTACTGGTAGTACATGCAGGAGGTAATGATTTGGGAAAAGGAAAGTCCTTAGATCTCATCATAGTAATTCGGGAGGACCTGCGACGTATACACGAGGCGTGGCCTGATATCATTATTGGTTGGTCGGCTTTAATTCCCCGATTAGCATGGAGAACGACCATTCCCTTAAAGAAAATGACGGTTATGGTTAGGAAGTTAAATAGCGCCATCCGGAAGGTAGTTCGGTCCTTGGGAGGTATAGTCATCGACCATCCGGGGTTGGGGGTGGAGTCACCAcacctttttagacgggacggcgttcaccttaacgAAGAGGGTATGAGGCTCTTCATAGATAGGATCTGCGGGGGAGTGgcggcgtgtttcggttag